One Candidatus Sulfurimonas baltica DNA segment encodes these proteins:
- a CDS encoding 7TM diverse intracellular signaling domain-containing protein, protein MDKSETYMIKYIFTFLFFITTLFSDSNIMVGENDAVDNDFKISYIKDETALLNIEDIATQDFSKTTPNNFTLGYTKGALWLKFSVTNASLEERFIISLNESFYEVANLYYFDKKWIKKSNGVFVPIQTREVKESKLSFEVPIATGQTQTFYVQLQGKYSCFGKVTVEKKSFLHYNSILSMNTINILLFGILLMIVLFNLFLYLKLKEKIFLYYVGYSFFNLVYIVNMSGLLSYVGLGKYIYHFHLSAAFMIGFLVLFSLEYLKVKKYLKNYYKALRLLSGIFFILGILVLFSYQPWNKVINNLAGLTSIILILISVIIYFKGYSKSKYYILAMMTYFVFVVLFTFMVVGQFEYTFTTRYGFIIASAIEAIIFSLMLADRYNEMKDETIATQKVLIDIKNTTQDQLKKEVRNRTDDLTKTNKQLKLLIDERELLLREVYHRVKNNFHVIIGMLWFENTKVSSEAQKFTELINRIKSMSMIHEHLYNSSDLVNINLKEYLEKIVRNLSASYGDINLQMSDMSNKVIVEFDHAISIGILVNEVLTNAVKHNQEHKNLSIKIALYSEKNRTFLIIQDNGLEFKKAKNEDGLGLKLIDQFCKKLPNSNYTFDFNEGTKFKLNFESTHAHI, encoded by the coding sequence ATGGATAAAAGTGAAACATACATGATTAAATATATTTTTACTTTTCTCTTTTTTATCACAACTCTATTTTCAGATTCAAATATTATGGTTGGTGAAAATGATGCTGTAGATAATGATTTTAAAATTTCTTACATCAAAGATGAAACTGCACTTTTAAACATTGAAGATATAGCGACACAAGATTTCTCTAAAACCACTCCCAACAACTTTACCTTAGGCTACACAAAAGGTGCTCTCTGGCTTAAGTTCAGTGTCACAAATGCAAGCTTAGAAGAGCGTTTTATCATCTCACTTAATGAGAGTTTTTATGAAGTAGCAAATCTTTACTACTTCGATAAAAAATGGATAAAAAAGTCAAATGGAGTTTTTGTACCCATTCAAACTAGAGAGGTAAAAGAGAGCAAACTCTCGTTTGAGGTACCAATAGCTACTGGACAAACTCAGACTTTTTACGTACAGCTTCAAGGAAAGTACTCTTGCTTTGGTAAAGTCACTGTAGAAAAAAAGAGCTTCCTTCATTACAATAGTATTCTTAGCATGAACACTATAAATATTCTTTTATTTGGCATCTTGCTAATGATTGTACTTTTTAATCTTTTTTTATATCTCAAACTAAAAGAGAAGATATTTCTATACTATGTCGGTTACAGCTTTTTTAACCTTGTGTACATTGTAAACATGAGTGGTCTTTTAAGTTATGTAGGTTTAGGAAAGTACATCTATCACTTTCACCTCTCAGCTGCCTTTATGATAGGATTTTTAGTTCTCTTTTCACTCGAGTATCTTAAAGTAAAAAAATATCTCAAAAACTACTATAAAGCATTAAGACTACTCTCTGGAATCTTTTTTATTTTAGGTATTCTTGTATTATTCTCTTATCAACCATGGAATAAAGTTATTAACAATTTAGCAGGATTGACAAGTATTATTCTTATACTCATTTCAGTGATTATCTATTTTAAGGGCTACTCTAAATCAAAATATTATATTTTAGCCATGATGACTTACTTTGTATTTGTTGTGCTATTTACCTTTATGGTAGTGGGGCAGTTCGAGTATACATTTACTACAAGATATGGTTTTATCATTGCTTCTGCAATCGAAGCGATTATATTTTCTCTAATGTTAGCTGACAGATACAACGAGATGAAAGATGAAACGATTGCAACACAAAAAGTGCTAATAGACATAAAAAACACTACACAAGATCAACTAAAAAAAGAAGTGAGAAACAGAACAGATGATTTAACAAAGACAAATAAACAGCTAAAGCTACTCATAGATGAGAGAGAGTTGCTTTTAAGAGAAGTCTATCACAGGGTAAAAAATAACTTTCATGTCATCATCGGAATGCTATGGTTTGAAAATACAAAAGTAAGCAGTGAGGCTCAAAAATTTACAGAACTGATAAATCGTATAAAATCCATGTCTATGATACATGAACACCTTTACAATTCCTCAGACTTAGTAAATATTAATCTTAAAGAGTATCTTGAGAAAATCGTGAGAAACCTCTCTGCCTCTTATGGAGATATAAACTTGCAAATGAGTGATATGTCAAATAAAGTTATTGTTGAGTTTGACCATGCAATCTCCATTGGAATTCTTGTAAATGAAGTTTTGACGAATGCTGTAAAACATAATCAAGAGCATAAAAATCTCAGCATTAAAATAGCCTTGTATAGTGAAAAAAATAGAACTTTTTTAATTATTCAAGACAATGGTTTAGAGTTTAAAAAAGCAAAGAATGAAGATGGCTTAGGTTTAAAACTCATAGACCAATTTTGTAAAAAACTGCCAAATTCAAACTATACTTTTGACTTTAACGAAGGCACAAAATTTAAACTTAACTTTGAGAGCACTCATGCACACATATAA
- a CDS encoding tandem-95 repeat protein, with product MQVFRLKAFVLMLVLSIALQAGTLLNTSAGTLLNTSIVADDYSTGATTKYKFTYTTQTAFTYINETAPWYKNSVLFVDFPSQFSFNYTLGVSGDDYTVPCADIIDSITLNGVAVTCVRARSFIMGSIRVELAEDISANSTLEVTLKNVTNPTTERIYNFDQVVTQNPWGWEIDFWQSPKVKISNSVNTAPIITEGTDTQQQTGEDLNVTFTLNATDADSDILSWSILSFPSNGVATVSSNPDGTSQDITYSPNLNYNGTDSFVVKVDDGQSTDTINVDVNISAINDTPTITSTPITSVVENSIYSYTLLGSDVDGDDLNWSVRSNTQLPSWLELNTYSLQSSYLGSGLTVPYDIAIDNSGKVYITDSFGDKTIDMYDSGSQSSIITGLNMPLGVAVDSNGNVYVSDSMDDVIKKYDGNTVETIITGLSGPNGLSIDKDDNLYICDTGNNVIKKYDGNTVETIITGLNTPRHIAVDNDGNLYITNQGDGEIIKYDGSSTSVVFSGINAPWGIAVDKYNNIYFTDQDNTLKKYNGVETTILKSGLSSPRGIDLDNQGNIYVAETGKTGFLKIELPKTILSGTPTIADIGVHDVNLTLSDGTNLTEHNFQITVKNINHAPTASNISFTIDEDSNLNVSDSNFTSIFNDVDANYGDVLDSIVITTLPSKGTLKLNSNNVALNQQIAVEDIVNLTFTPAVNEFGTPYDSFGFKVNDGRTSSNSANTATINVIAVDDAPTLEAIANKTSIEDGDDLNITLAVNDIEGHPITYIVTSSNPSIATAVVDANGDLIVTYISDANGLVNFEVNATANGKTATQSFDVAISAVNDTPVIASISDITKDEDFDTFNVSIAPSDIDSDNLKLSVDMNDSTIISIPTNSTDWIANANYSGGLALSISPIANKFGTTELNVTVEDPSGEKYSETFSITVTPTDDAPVAFSMAATVGPNSQNTFDTFSPNFSDVDGHNPIMLKIETLPSVGTFETTTDGGSTWTLIDSVPFEVSMMDLANYRFNAGDNSGLNANVNWSIMTSIDNTYASGLYSNTATGVVTIIDPANNIAPDVNITSNGVDINNSIVTINEDSKTEPIYIIFSDDYTPTAFLVGVIDSNDSTKVSLMDGDFNITRISDNNVSVIITPKANVYGDINITLGAFDGDKNGTRSFTLHINTLNDVPTALNFEKVINEDNNYSFATLDPTTVYSDTNDSSQDANELYPNIFTIVTLPSHGMLHLGDNIALGADTNVSITELPTLVYTPSENNNTDVSFTYKAYDGEAWTEVKSATIHVTPVDDAPILSTIQSQLLDEDFNVVSLTLISSDVEGDAISYVATSSNGEIATVTIVNDKVVITPVENANGTVRVDVNATANGQTTTQSFDVAISAVNDDPAIDTVFANLSLLEDSATANYELNVSDIDGDALTVTMTSSDSGILMVSPNWTNPLDQAAWSQTLDYNLTTVADANGEVTITVTVRDENDAAVSKTFTVDVTPVNDAPEFAIAETKIVYKNFVDVNITLLGTDVEEDPLTYTAVIEDDSLASVSFTNNVLIFEAIDGAVGSSDINITLSDGDLNVSNILHFTVLPLEDGEDVEKVGVVDYESDENGTTTTLSIDNNLTISTKEDTNGTVTHEITVAGKVITATSDLNGSEVAFTESGVKTTYSDVNLSLEVNASVTGEASHLLTVTGKTTTATSEKVGASTRIAKDANGSIEIVTSVDVNGTQVSVKAKADGTAEHSVTTPSGRSIATSKVKGAATVIKATGEVQTEVGDNTPDADGYVIRAVVVTNTDGTTHTQFEKVSTTDENDREIVSRTLKESTEFDAGNSVEIDEINSVLYIKTQANLTTDLVIE from the coding sequence ATGCAAGTTTTTAGATTAAAAGCTTTTGTACTTATGTTGGTACTTTCTATAGCTTTGCAAGCGGGGACGCTTTTAAATACCTCTGCGGGGACGCTTTTAAATACCTCTATAGTAGCAGACGATTATAGTACAGGTGCAACTACAAAGTATAAATTTACATATACAACCCAAACAGCTTTTACATATATAAACGAGACAGCTCCATGGTATAAGAATTCTGTCCTCTTTGTAGATTTTCCTAGTCAATTTTCATTCAACTATACGCTAGGCGTTTCTGGTGATGATTATACTGTCCCTTGTGCTGATATTATAGACTCTATTACATTAAATGGTGTAGCTGTTACTTGTGTACGAGCTAGATCTTTTATTATGGGTAGTATACGAGTAGAATTAGCTGAGGATATTAGTGCCAACTCAACGTTAGAGGTAACACTGAAAAATGTAACTAACCCTACTACTGAAAGGATATATAATTTCGATCAAGTAGTAACTCAAAATCCATGGGGATGGGAAATTGATTTTTGGCAATCTCCTAAAGTTAAGATATCAAATTCAGTCAATACGGCACCTATTATCACTGAAGGTACAGATACTCAGCAACAGACAGGTGAAGATCTGAATGTAACATTTACTTTGAATGCAACAGATGCTGATAGTGATATTCTATCTTGGAGTATTTTATCTTTTCCATCAAATGGAGTAGCCACAGTAAGTTCGAATCCAGATGGTACATCTCAAGATATTACATATTCACCAAATCTAAATTACAATGGAACTGATAGCTTTGTAGTTAAAGTAGACGATGGACAATCAACAGATACAATCAATGTTGATGTTAACATTAGTGCTATAAATGATACCCCAACTATCACAAGTACACCAATTACAAGCGTAGTTGAAAATAGTATTTATAGTTATACACTTTTAGGAAGTGATGTCGATGGTGATGACTTAAACTGGAGTGTGAGAAGTAACACACAACTTCCTAGTTGGTTGGAACTTAATACTTATAGTTTGCAATCTTCTTATTTAGGATCAGGACTTACTGTCCCTTATGATATTGCTATTGATAATAGTGGAAAAGTATATATTACTGATTCTTTTGGAGATAAAACTATTGATATGTATGATAGTGGTTCTCAAAGCTCAATTATAACAGGATTAAATATGCCTTTAGGTGTAGCAGTTGATAGTAATGGTAATGTATATGTTAGCGACAGTATGGATGATGTTATTAAAAAATATGATGGAAATACTGTAGAAACTATAATTACAGGATTGTCAGGCCCAAATGGTCTATCTATAGATAAGGATGATAATCTATATATATGTGATACAGGAAATAATGTCATTAAAAAATATGATGGAAATACTGTAGAAACTATAATTACAGGACTAAACACACCAAGACATATAGCTGTAGATAATGATGGTAATTTATACATAACAAATCAAGGAGATGGTGAGATTATTAAATATGATGGTTCATCAACATCTGTAGTTTTCAGTGGTATTAATGCACCATGGGGTATTGCTGTTGATAAATATAATAATATTTATTTTACAGATCAAGATAATACGCTTAAAAAATATAATGGAGTTGAAACTACTATATTAAAGAGTGGATTATCTTCACCAAGAGGTATAGATTTAGATAATCAAGGAAATATATATGTTGCAGAAACTGGTAAAACAGGTTTTTTAAAGATTGAACTTCCTAAAACTATTTTATCAGGAACCCCAACAATTGCAGATATTGGAGTACATGATGTAAACCTAACACTCAGTGATGGCACAAACCTAACTGAACATAACTTCCAAATTACAGTAAAGAATATAAATCATGCGCCAACAGCGTCAAATATTAGCTTTACTATAGATGAAGATAGTAATCTAAACGTAAGCGATTCAAACTTCACATCTATCTTTAACGATGTTGATGCAAATTATGGCGACGTTCTAGACTCAATAGTAATAACAACTCTTCCTTCAAAAGGAACATTAAAACTAAACAGCAACAACGTAGCGCTAAATCAACAAATAGCTGTAGAAGACATAGTAAACTTAACGTTCACTCCAGCAGTAAATGAATTTGGAACTCCATATGATAGCTTTGGTTTTAAAGTAAATGATGGAAGAACTAGCTCTAACTCAGCCAATACAGCTACGATAAATGTAATTGCAGTTGATGATGCACCAACATTAGAAGCCATAGCAAATAAGACAAGTATTGAAGATGGTGATGATTTAAACATCACTCTAGCGGTGAATGATATAGAAGGTCATCCTATTACTTACATAGTTACCTCTTCAAACCCTTCAATCGCTACAGCAGTAGTAGATGCAAATGGTGACTTAATTGTTACATATATTTCAGATGCAAATGGTTTAGTAAACTTTGAAGTAAACGCAACTGCAAATGGAAAAACTGCGACCCAAAGCTTTGATGTTGCAATTTCGGCTGTAAATGACACGCCTGTCATTGCATCTATATCTGATATAACCAAAGATGAAGATTTCGATACATTTAATGTATCTATCGCTCCATCAGATATAGATAGTGATAACCTAAAACTATCTGTAGATATGAATGATAGTACAATCATATCTATACCAACTAACTCTACAGATTGGATAGCAAATGCAAACTACAGTGGCGGTCTTGCATTGTCAATTTCACCAATTGCAAATAAATTTGGAACAACAGAGTTAAATGTAACTGTAGAAGATCCAAGTGGTGAAAAATATAGTGAGACATTTAGCATTACAGTAACTCCAACAGATGATGCACCAGTGGCTTTTTCTATGGCAGCAACAGTCGGACCTAACTCTCAAAATACTTTTGATACATTTTCACCAAACTTTAGTGATGTTGATGGACACAATCCAATTATGTTAAAAATAGAAACTTTACCATCTGTAGGAACATTTGAAACTACAACAGATGGAGGCTCTACATGGACTCTTATAGATTCAGTTCCATTTGAAGTATCCATGATGGATCTTGCAAACTACAGATTCAACGCTGGAGATAATTCAGGACTGAATGCAAATGTTAATTGGTCTATTATGACAAGTATCGATAATACATACGCAAGCGGTCTTTATTCAAACACTGCAACAGGTGTTGTGACTATTATTGATCCTGCAAACAACATCGCTCCTGATGTAAATATAACTTCTAACGGAGTTGATATAAATAACTCCATAGTAACTATAAACGAAGATTCAAAAACAGAACCAATCTATATCATATTCAGTGATGACTACACTCCTACTGCTTTCTTAGTAGGTGTAATTGATTCTAATGATTCAACGAAAGTATCATTAATGGATGGAGACTTTAATATCACTAGAATTAGTGATAACAATGTATCTGTTATCATCACCCCAAAAGCAAATGTATATGGAGATATAAACATAACTCTAGGCGCATTTGATGGAGATAAAAATGGCACGAGGTCATTTACACTTCATATTAATACTCTCAATGATGTTCCAACAGCTCTTAACTTTGAAAAAGTGATTAATGAAGATAATAACTACAGTTTCGCAACATTAGATCCTACAACTGTATATAGTGATACGAATGATTCATCTCAAGATGCAAATGAGTTGTATCCTAATATCTTTACTATTGTAACTCTACCTTCTCATGGTATGTTACATCTAGGAGATAATATAGCTCTAGGTGCAGATACAAATGTAAGCATTACAGAGTTACCAACTCTTGTATATACTCCAAGTGAAAATAACAACACAGATGTAAGCTTCACATATAAAGCATATGATGGTGAAGCATGGACAGAAGTGAAGAGTGCAACTATACATGTGACTCCGGTGGATGATGCACCTATACTAAGTACTATTCAAAGCCAACTTTTAGATGAAGACTTCAATGTGGTAAGTCTGACACTTATATCAAGTGATGTTGAAGGAGATGCGATTAGTTACGTGGCAACTTCGAGTAATGGTGAAATAGCTACTGTAACTATCGTTAATGATAAAGTAGTAATAACACCTGTAGAAAATGCAAACGGAACAGTGCGAGTGGATGTAAACGCTACAGCAAATGGACAAACTACAACGCAAAGCTTTGATGTTGCAATTTCAGCTGTAAATGATGACCCTGCAATAGACACAGTCTTTGCAAATCTTTCACTCTTAGAAGATAGCGCTACAGCCAACTATGAACTTAATGTGTCAGATATAGACGGCGATGCACTAACTGTAACAATGACCTCAAGTGACTCTGGCATTCTTATGGTTTCACCAAACTGGACAAACCCTTTAGATCAAGCAGCATGGAGTCAAACACTTGACTACAACCTAACAACTGTAGCAGATGCTAATGGTGAAGTGACTATTACTGTAACTGTAAGAGATGAAAATGATGCAGCAGTATCTAAAACTTTTACAGTAGATGTAACTCCTGTAAATGATGCACCAGAGTTTGCTATAGCTGAGACTAAAATCGTTTATAAAAACTTTGTAGATGTAAATATAACTCTTCTTGGTACAGATGTAGAGGAAGATCCTCTTACATACACTGCAGTAATAGAAGATGATTCTCTTGCAAGCGTGTCATTTACTAATAATGTTCTTATCTTCGAAGCTATAGATGGAGCAGTAGGCTCTAGTGATATAAATATTACTCTAAGCGATGGAGATTTAAATGTATCAAATATACTTCACTTTACTGTCCTACCACTCGAAGATGGAGAGGATGTAGAGAAAGTTGGAGTTGTAGATTATGAGTCTGATGAAAATGGTACAACGACAACACTCAGCATTGACAATAATCTTACGATTTCTACTAAAGAAGACACAAACGGAACAGTAACCCACGAGATAACAGTGGCTGGAAAAGTTATAACAGCTACTTCAGATCTAAATGGTTCAGAAGTAGCCTTTACAGAGAGTGGAGTAAAAACAACATACTCAGATGTAAATCTATCTCTAGAAGTAAACGCAAGCGTAACAGGAGAAGCAAGCCATCTATTAACAGTTACTGGTAAAACAACAACAGCAACTTCAGAAAAAGTAGGCGCTTCAACTCGTATTGCTAAAGATGCAAATGGTTCTATAGAGATTGTAACTTCAGTAGATGTAAATGGAACTCAAGTATCCGTAAAAGCAAAAGCAGATGGAACAGCAGAGCATAGTGTTACAACTCCAAGCGGTAGATCTATCGCTACCTCAAAAGTAAAAGGCGCAGCTACAGTTATTAAAGCTACAGGTGAAGTACAAACAGAAGTTGGCGATAACACTCCAGATGCAGATGGCTATGTCATAAGAGCAGTAGTAGTGACTAACACAGATGGAACAACCCATACACAGTTTGAAAAAGTAAGTACTACAGATGAGAACGATAGAGAAATTGTCTCAAGAACACTCAAAGAGTCAACAGAATTCGATGCTGGAAACAGTGTTGAAATAGATGAAATTAATAGTGTTTTATATATTAAAACACAAGCAAACCTCACTACAGACTTAGTGATAGAGTAA
- a CDS encoding outer membrane protein — MSYMKVTLITTLLLGSVATADSNYLKNTFVGVSAGYSYLNVDQRDNVGVIILGNEIQESGYNLTLQAGYHHSKNVDISLNYQRVEQDDTYENNFYLATEFKVGEYNQVTPFIGAQLGYSQLTWSKNPVNTTDNDIHSDSYMGGINLGARYPLSNNIELTMKYELNFMNHTTMIDLLNAQSQLTHNSAHNVNVGFRYLF, encoded by the coding sequence ATGTCTTATATGAAAGTAACACTTATAACTACACTCCTCTTAGGAAGTGTAGCTACAGCAGATAGTAATTACCTAAAAAATACATTCGTAGGAGTAAGCGCAGGATACTCTTACTTGAATGTTGACCAAAGAGATAATGTAGGAGTAATCATCCTAGGAAATGAGATACAAGAGAGTGGATATAACCTTACACTTCAAGCAGGATACCACCACTCTAAAAATGTAGATATCTCTCTTAACTACCAAAGAGTAGAACAAGATGATACCTATGAAAATAACTTCTACCTAGCTACAGAGTTTAAAGTAGGAGAGTACAATCAAGTCACACCCTTCATTGGTGCACAACTTGGATACTCACAACTTACATGGTCTAAAAACCCTGTAAACACTACAGATAATGATATACACTCAGACTCATACATGGGTGGTATTAACCTAGGTGCAAGATACCCACTTTCAAACAATATAGAACTTACTATGAAGTATGAACTCAACTTTATGAATCATACAACTATGATAGACCTACTCAATGCACAATCACAATTAACACATAACAGTGCTCACAATGTGAATGTTGGGTTTAGGTATCTATTTTAG